The genomic DNA CACTATAATCTGCATACGTGTCGATGTCGCCTCCTGCCGTGGTCTGGAATACATCCGGTGTGCTGCCTGAGGCAATTTTGGATTTGAGAATCGTGTTATAATCCGCCTGCATGATTTCCAGATTGATCTTCACATTCGGCTTGACCTTCTTATACTCCTCGATATACGCGTTAAAAGCATCCGTATACTCTGGCGAGGCAGTGAACATATTTATTGTAACCGGTTTCAATTCTTCGTTGCCGCCAGCATTTCCTTTAGCCGAATTTGAATCGCCGCTGCTTCCGCATCCACTCAACAAGCCGACCGTCAATAGCAAACTGCCGGATAACGCCATCATCTTCTTTAACATGGATACTCCCCCATCTATTTGTGATCAACGTCCATGCGCTCATTCTAAAAAATATAGTCCAATTTAAAAAGGCAGATTAGTGAAGCGTTAAGGGTAAAAAAGTGGTTTATTGCAGGCTCACACGATACTCTGAGGGTGACACCTGATAATAATTACGAAAAGCCTTACTAAAATAATTCTTGTCCTTATAGCCAAGCATATCGGAAATCTCCTGAATTTTTAGACTGGAGTCGCCTAGCAGTTCCTTGGCCTTATCCATTCTGACCTTCTGCACATATTCGTGAATCCCGTAACCAAACTGCTGCTTGAACAGCTTCATCAAATATTCCCGACTTAAGAAATACGTTTCGGCAAAAAATGAAATTTTGATATCTTCAAAGTAATAACGGTCAATATGCCGCTTGATCTCCGTAATATCAAAGGGCTGGCTCCCCCCCTGAGCATGCTGAACCCCGGCAATGTAAAGCTCCAACATACGGTTCAGCCGCTGTCCGTACTGGGCAAAATCCGTAAAGTCCGCAGCAATATCGCCCTCAGCCACGCTTTTTCTCTGTTCCCCCGAAGCCCCCTCCGGCTCAGACACAGATGCAGATAGGAAAGCCCCCGGCTCCGTAGCCGCTTCTCTCAGTAAAAAATGAAACTCGCCGATCATCCGATCTGCATCCTGCAAACGAAAGGCAGAGCCGGATGCCAACTGCTTCAGCAGGTCGTTTAGCAACACCTTTGCCCGATTCGCCTGACCTGTCTGGGCATCCTTCTGGATCAACAGCAGCCGATCCGTCCACGGCACTTCTTCTGACATCGCTCCCTGCCGGGGCGTGGTATGAATGACCGATGTCCCTGTCAGCTTCAATACGTCCGTACTATGAATAAACGCCTTGGCATCCGTATAGGTAGACGCCAGTTCCAGTATGTCCATACAAGGCTTACCCACCCCGGCGACCACTACCATGCCAAACAATCCGTGCAGATTCGCCGCCGCCTTCTGCGCTACTTGCGACAGCAGAAGGGGCATATGTTCCTCTTGCCCTGGACACAATGTGCAAATGGAAACGACCTCGCGCTCCCGTCTCGGATGAGGAAAGCTAAAGCAGCTCAGTCGCTCATCCGAAGTCTGAGCCATGACGTTCGTCACGGCAAAATCCATCAGATCGGTCTCCCCGTGAAAACGTGTCATGCGAACCTCATCCCTGTTCAGCTGCCGCAGCACGATCACTCCAAAGCGGTTCCCCGGCTGATCTGCACCAATCATAGGGAGTAACGCCGCATTTGCCTGTCTCTTAAAGCTGCCGTCCAGAATGGACAAATATAGCTTCTCCTTGAGCTTCGGCAGCGACATATTCAGTGTAATGTTC from Paenibacillus sp. FSL R10-2782 includes the following:
- a CDS encoding response regulator, with product MYNVLIIDDEEPLREAIRIVGDWNNLGIGQVLEATNGRLGLELLEQHPIDVVMVDMKMPELNGIEFLRAIEKAYPNLLTIVISGYDDFEFTRQAIQSRVVDYLLKPINRQELNQALRKAVDILESRKQSESKFISQNITLNMSLPKLKEKLYLSILDGSFKRQANAALLPMIGADQPGNRFGVIVLRQLNRDEVRMTRFHGETDLMDFAVTNVMAQTSDERLSCFSFPHPRREREVVSICTLCPGQEEHMPLLLSQVAQKAAANLHGLFGMVVVAGVGKPCMDILELASTYTDAKAFIHSTDVLKLTGTSVIHTTPRQGAMSEEVPWTDRLLLIQKDAQTGQANRAKVLLNDLLKQLASGSAFRLQDADRMIGEFHFLLREAATEPGAFLSASVSEPEGASGEQRKSVAEGDIAADFTDFAQYGQRLNRMLELYIAGVQHAQGGSQPFDITEIKRHIDRYYFEDIKISFFAETYFLSREYLMKLFKQQFGYGIHEYVQKVRMDKAKELLGDSSLKIQEISDMLGYKDKNYFSKAFRNYYQVSPSEYRVSLQ